A genome region from Sphingobium sp. CR2-8 includes the following:
- a CDS encoding reverse transcriptase domain-containing protein translates to MPGLDRKIIAQIDHESVIAHVKADIRSDFILAPHYNAIFNRADDELWEQLKQQLRAGTYQPELPITMSVPKERFFTRPGSILRPLDRLMYQALIDNVMEQLEEGHDRSRSFSHVPSHEAGKMFEPNHESWESFQERIAEICGESEFILKADISNYFERLPQHNLINLMSAAGCAPEAVSLLEEMLLAFRERNSFGIVQGVYPSDALGNFYLSALDAHCELDQVLSARYVDDIYMGFQSEAEARKGLADLIETLRKDGLHLNEHKSKIMPADDVMREETAIDRLFDEVRDELADDEIYHRASPYGFEVEWEDEDDEADEEEEDDNGDEDLQNAAVERLIGNIGDYPNQEDQIEKFCLPILRSAQSDTAIEHVLGKLKEKPHQTRLYFSYISTFVRTNGDVVDALEALVADDTVSNYQRMFLLAALIRAKTVSRATVNTALQWLQNRTVAKETRAIAAIFAAKHGVAQQKRTVRTSYEDEPSDYVRSAILYSSRYLTAVEKKTCKRAWGGHNAINMLIAQTI, encoded by the coding sequence ATGCCCGGCCTTGATAGGAAGATAATCGCGCAGATCGACCACGAGAGCGTCATCGCTCACGTGAAGGCCGATATACGCAGCGATTTCATCCTAGCTCCTCACTACAACGCCATCTTCAACCGGGCGGACGACGAGCTTTGGGAACAGTTGAAGCAGCAGTTACGCGCGGGCACGTACCAGCCTGAACTGCCGATCACCATGAGCGTACCGAAGGAACGCTTCTTCACGAGGCCGGGCAGCATCCTTCGGCCGTTAGACCGCCTCATGTACCAAGCGCTCATCGACAACGTTATGGAACAGTTGGAAGAAGGGCATGACCGCAGTCGCTCGTTTAGCCACGTCCCCTCGCACGAGGCGGGGAAGATGTTCGAACCCAACCACGAGTCCTGGGAAAGCTTTCAGGAGCGAATTGCCGAAATCTGCGGTGAGAGCGAATTTATCCTCAAGGCGGACATATCGAATTATTTCGAGCGGCTGCCTCAACATAACCTAATAAACCTGATGTCGGCGGCGGGCTGTGCGCCGGAGGCGGTCAGCTTGCTGGAGGAGATGCTCCTAGCGTTCCGCGAGCGGAATTCGTTTGGCATTGTCCAAGGTGTGTATCCGTCGGATGCGCTGGGTAATTTTTACCTGTCTGCCCTCGACGCCCATTGCGAACTCGATCAGGTCCTTTCTGCGCGTTACGTGGACGACATCTACATGGGCTTTCAATCGGAAGCCGAGGCGCGGAAGGGCCTTGCCGATCTTATCGAGACGTTGCGCAAGGACGGCCTGCACTTAAACGAGCACAAGTCCAAGATCATGCCCGCCGACGATGTCATGCGCGAGGAGACCGCGATCGACCGGCTGTTCGACGAGGTTCGCGATGAGTTGGCGGACGACGAAATTTACCATCGCGCCAGTCCGTACGGTTTCGAGGTGGAGTGGGAAGACGAGGATGACGAAGCCGACGAAGAGGAAGAAGACGACAATGGCGACGAGGACCTCCAGAACGCCGCCGTCGAACGCCTGATAGGGAACATCGGGGACTACCCGAACCAGGAGGACCAGATTGAAAAGTTTTGCCTGCCAATCCTGCGTTCGGCCCAGTCGGACACTGCGATCGAGCACGTGCTTGGAAAACTGAAGGAGAAGCCCCACCAGACCCGGCTGTACTTCTCTTACATATCAACCTTTGTTCGGACGAACGGGGATGTGGTTGACGCGTTGGAGGCGCTCGTCGCCGACGACACTGTGTCTAATTACCAGCGGATGTTCCTGCTGGCTGCGCTAATCAGGGCAAAGACTGTGAGCCGAGCGACGGTGAACACAGCCCTGCAGTGGCTTCAGAACCGTACTGTCGCGAAAGAGACCCGAGCTATAGCCGCCATCTTCGCCGCTAAGCATGGCGTGGCGCAGCAGAAGCGGACGGTGCGCACCTCCTATGAGGATGAGCCCTCTGACTATGTCCGGAGCGCGATCCTCTACTCTTCAAGGTACCTCACCGCTGTGGAGAAAAAGACCTGCAAGCGGGCTTGGGGCGGGCACAATGCAATCAATATGCTGATCGCTCAGACGATCTGA
- a CDS encoding plasmid partitioning protein RepB C-terminal domain-containing protein — protein MTRRPYIPVKIGFEETSLRIPIDAILPLREVSENVRKSMKYGQIAAAIAEVGIIEPPAVARDATDRNKFHLLDGHLRLDILRARGEAEVVCLIAIDDEAFTYNKRISRIATIQEHKMILNAIKKGVSEERLARALNVDIHNIRLKRNLLVGICPEVADLLRDRHVPINTFSELRRLKEVRQMEVAMAMIAMNRYSVGYVKTMVASTPDDHFVPGRKPRTKLGMSNDQIEMMARESDMVGRQFNLITKDYGVDNLDLAVAVGYVSNLLDNAAVVRHLAQHHSDLLAEFQKVADWQKAA, from the coding sequence ATGACCCGGCGGCCATATATTCCAGTGAAGATCGGATTTGAAGAAACTAGCCTTCGCATACCGATCGACGCCATCCTGCCTCTCCGCGAAGTGTCCGAAAATGTACGAAAATCAATGAAGTATGGGCAGATCGCCGCAGCTATTGCAGAGGTAGGGATAATCGAACCTCCAGCCGTGGCACGCGACGCAACCGACCGGAACAAATTCCATCTGTTAGACGGCCATCTGCGCCTCGACATTCTTCGCGCGCGCGGTGAGGCGGAAGTCGTGTGCTTGATCGCCATAGACGATGAGGCTTTCACTTATAACAAGCGGATAAGCCGAATAGCTACCATCCAAGAGCATAAGATGATCTTGAACGCCATTAAGAAAGGAGTGTCAGAGGAACGATTAGCACGCGCGTTGAATGTAGACATTCATAATATTCGCCTTAAACGAAATTTGCTTGTTGGCATATGCCCAGAGGTTGCCGACTTACTGAGGGATCGCCACGTTCCGATCAACACCTTTTCGGAACTTCGTCGCCTCAAGGAAGTACGGCAGATGGAAGTGGCAATGGCGATGATCGCGATGAACCGCTATTCTGTCGGATATGTGAAAACAATGGTGGCATCTACGCCTGACGACCATTTCGTCCCAGGTCGAAAACCACGTACTAAACTTGGTATGAGTAACGACCAAATTGAAATGATGGCTAGAGAATCCGACATGGTGGGGAGGCAGTTCAACCTCATCACAAAGGATTATGGTGTCGACAATCTGGATTTGGCGGTAGCGGTAGGATATGTATCAAATCTACTCGATAATGCTGCTGTTGTTCGCCATCTTGCACAACACCATAGTGACCTACTTGCTGAATTCCAAAAAGTTGCGGATTGGCAGAAAGCCGCTTGA
- a CDS encoding recombinase family protein, producing the protein MVAIVAYYRVSTDKQNRSGLGLDAQRAAVEGYGLGGGHRIVAEYVEVESGKRADRPELAKALAACRLHRATLCIAKLDRLSRDVLTIATLMNGGVDFVAVDMPHANRLTIHLLAAIAEHEREMISQRTKAALAAAKARGVRLGNPNGAAALLPGCREAAAKAGALLAQKADQRAIQIMPLLRQLEADGCTSARAMAHALNLRSVPAPSGRPLWYPEQVRRVMRRGANLERAD; encoded by the coding sequence ATGGTCGCCATCGTCGCCTATTACAGGGTCTCGACAGACAAGCAGAATCGCTCTGGATTGGGGTTGGACGCGCAGCGCGCCGCTGTCGAGGGTTACGGCCTGGGCGGCGGCCATCGCATCGTCGCAGAGTATGTGGAGGTCGAGTCTGGCAAGCGGGCGGATAGGCCAGAATTGGCAAAAGCTCTGGCCGCGTGCAGGCTCCACCGAGCAACGCTGTGTATTGCAAAATTGGATCGGCTGAGCCGCGATGTTTTGACCATCGCGACGCTTATGAATGGTGGGGTGGATTTTGTTGCGGTCGATATGCCCCATGCCAATCGGCTTACTATTCACTTACTGGCGGCCATCGCCGAGCACGAGCGGGAAATGATCAGCCAGCGGACCAAGGCCGCCCTTGCCGCCGCCAAAGCACGCGGCGTGCGGCTGGGCAATCCCAATGGGGCGGCGGCGCTGCTGCCAGGATGCAGGGAGGCGGCGGCAAAAGCTGGAGCCTTGCTTGCCCAAAAGGCGGATCAGCGGGCCATCCAGATTATGCCGCTGCTGCGGCAGCTTGAGGCGGATGGTTGCACAAGTGCCAGGGCGATGGCGCATGCGCTTAATCTGCGAAGCGTGCCCGCGCCCAGCGGTCGCCCGCTGTGGTATCCCGAGCAGGTGCGTCGCGTGATGCGGCGGGGCGCAAATCTGGAGCGTGCGGATTGA
- a CDS encoding DUF427 domain-containing protein: MVEARWNGSVIATSDDTIIVEGNHYFPADAVNSAFLQPSETTTVCPWKGTAHYYSLQVEGAENRDAAWYYPDPKSAAENIRGRVAFWKGVEVG, encoded by the coding sequence ATGGTCGAAGCAAGATGGAACGGCTCGGTGATCGCTACCAGCGACGACACGATCATCGTCGAGGGCAATCACTATTTTCCCGCCGACGCCGTTAATTCCGCGTTCCTGCAGCCGAGCGAGACGACAACCGTCTGCCCGTGGAAGGGAACGGCGCACTACTACAGCCTGCAGGTTGAGGGAGCGGAGAATCGCGACGCCGCCTGGTATTACCCCGATCCGAAATCCGCGGCGGAGAATATCCGCGGTCGGGTCGCCTTTTGGAAGGGTGTGGAGGTAGGCTGA
- a CDS encoding DUF1810 domain-containing protein, translating to MTSESHHFKRFLNAQQDTYTEALAELRRGRKTSHWMWFVFPQLAGLGRSPVAQHYAIASLDEARAYMGHPTLGQRLRDCVRALQDLPQGHSAAGVLGDVDAMKLRSSLTLFEAAGGGVLFSAALDRWFGGVRDDSTLAFLARR from the coding sequence ATGACCAGCGAATCCCATCATTTTAAGCGCTTCCTCAACGCCCAACAAGACACCTACACGGAAGCCCTGGCCGAGCTGCGCCGGGGCCGAAAAACCAGTCACTGGATGTGGTTCGTATTCCCGCAGCTGGCGGGACTGGGCCGCAGTCCGGTGGCGCAGCACTATGCCATCGCGTCGCTAGACGAGGCACGGGCGTATATGGGGCACCCTACGCTGGGCCAACGCCTGCGGGATTGCGTGCGCGCACTGCAGGATCTGCCGCAAGGCCACAGCGCTGCGGGCGTACTGGGCGATGTAGACGCCATGAAGCTGCGGTCTTCCCTGACCCTGTTCGAAGCGGCGGGCGGCGGCGTCTTGTTCAGCGCCGCATTGGATCGATGGTTCGGGGGTGTGCGTGACGATTCCACGCTTGCGTTTCTGGCGCGTCGATAA
- a CDS encoding plasmid partitioning protein RepB C-terminal domain-containing protein, giving the protein MTNARPAQKVEWIALDRITVVNPRVRNKKVFKEIVDNIAQIGLKRPITVTRRVEADGPFYDLVCGQGRLEAYLALGQKEVPALVVSADPEDCLIASLVENCARRQHTSLDLLHDIGGMRERGHSCSEIARKTGLTFEYVSGVSRLLEQGEERLLRAVEARVIPVSTALAIANAKEHEVQRALQEAYETGQLKGKRLLAAKRIVETRRRYGREVVKQASPHGERMSSAALMRAYEDDVTRKKDMIRRANATRSRLMIIVEAVRQLKNDTSFTALLEREGMSSMPERLAQRVDVLGVAS; this is encoded by the coding sequence ATGACGAATGCACGCCCCGCTCAAAAAGTGGAATGGATCGCCTTGGACCGCATTACCGTGGTAAATCCGCGCGTACGCAACAAAAAGGTCTTCAAGGAAATAGTCGACAATATTGCACAGATTGGCCTCAAGCGACCAATCACGGTGACACGTAGAGTTGAGGCTGACGGCCCCTTTTATGACCTCGTATGTGGACAAGGCCGACTTGAGGCTTACTTGGCGTTAGGCCAAAAGGAAGTGCCCGCTTTGGTGGTTTCAGCCGATCCAGAAGATTGCCTAATCGCGAGCCTAGTTGAGAACTGCGCACGCCGCCAACACACCTCTCTCGATCTCCTCCATGACATTGGCGGCATGCGGGAGCGCGGCCACAGCTGCTCGGAAATCGCGAGAAAAACCGGGCTGACGTTCGAATATGTCAGCGGGGTTTCTCGGCTATTGGAGCAAGGAGAGGAGCGGCTTTTGCGCGCGGTCGAGGCCCGTGTAATTCCTGTGAGTACTGCACTGGCTATTGCGAACGCAAAGGAACATGAGGTTCAACGGGCCCTCCAAGAAGCATATGAGACAGGTCAGCTGAAGGGCAAACGGCTTCTAGCTGCAAAGCGCATCGTGGAAACCCGTCGTCGCTATGGACGCGAGGTGGTGAAACAAGCCTCGCCTCATGGCGAACGAATGTCTTCTGCTGCACTAATGCGCGCCTATGAGGATGATGTGACGCGGAAAAAAGATATGATCCGTCGTGCAAATGCCACCCGAAGCCGGCTGATGATCATCGTAGAGGCCGTTCGGCAGCTTAAAAATGACACTTCCTTTACCGCACTTCTGGAGCGGGAGGGCATGTCATCTATGCCCGAGCGCTTAGCGCAACGTGTGGATGTACTGGGGGTAGCGTCATGA